A region of Mesoplodon densirostris isolate mMesDen1 chromosome 11, mMesDen1 primary haplotype, whole genome shotgun sequence DNA encodes the following proteins:
- the TSPAN19 gene encoding tetraspanin-19 yields MLRKNKTLIFKYFLNLINGAFLALGLLLMGFGAWLLLDRNNFFTALDENNHLIVYILIGTGSATVLLGLFGYLGIHNEIRWLLILYAALLMWVFGVQVVLSALIFTKKEEVHQIWHDKIDSVISEYGSKDLPEDIPKWTILNALQKTLQCCGQKNYTDWMKNKNKENSEQVPCSCTNSTLRKWFCDEPLNATYLEGCENKINTWYHTNALTLIGINFGLLASEVLQFSLTVSYIRHIKNRIYAEK; encoded by the exons AtgttaaggaaaaacaaaacattaatttttaaatactttcttaACCTCATTAATGGAGCTTTCTTG GCTCTTGGACTTTTACTCATGGGATTTGGTGCATGGCTTTTATtagatagaaataattttttcacAGCTTTGG ATGAAAATAATCACTTGATAGTATATATTTTGATTGGAACTGGTTCTGCTACTGTTCTTCTTGGTCTCTTCGGTTATTTGGGaattcacaatgaaatcagatgGCTTCTAATTCTG taTGCAGCACTGTTAATGTGGGTCTTTGGTGTTCAAGTTGTACTTTCAGCACTCATCTTCACAAAGAAAGAGGAG GTTCACCAAATATGGCATGATAAAATTGATTCAGTCATTTCTGAATATGGATCTAAGGACTTGCCTGAAGACATACCCAAGTGGACAATTCTAAATGCCTTGCAGAAAACA TTACAgtgttgtggccaaaaaaattacacagattggatgaagaataagaataaagaaaattcagAACAGGTGCCATGTTCCTGCACAAATTCTACATTAAGAAAGTGGTTTTGTGATGAGCCACTGAATGCAACTTACCTAGAG GgttgtgaaaataaaatcaacacaTGGTATCATACTAATGCTTTAACATTAATTGGAATTAACTTTGGACTTTTGGCTTCAGAG gtTTTGCAATTCTCATTAACCGTTTCCTATATCAGACACATCAAGAATAGAATATATGCAGAAAAGTGA